A genomic window from Gemmatimonadaceae bacterium includes:
- the rsmA gene encoding ribosomal RNA small subunit methyltransferase A — MSDALPRPKKRLGQHFLTDPRLLGRIADALAVTRDDTVIEIGPGRGALTEQLLTRAGRVIAIELDRELAPILAARWRDEPRFTLVEGDVLEQDLGALAGGSYLLAGNVPYNITTPILFHAMQRPRPTRAVYLVQKEVADRVVAAPGSEDYGALSVNVQALAEAKLLFTVGAKSFTPPPKVESAVIRVVPRATPLLEEGEEEPFRLLVQGAFGLRRKQMRRVLRTVKGWDAPRADAALLEAGIDPEARPETLAPVDFLRLLRAVR; from the coding sequence GTGAGCGACGCGCTCCCGCGCCCCAAGAAGCGCCTCGGCCAGCACTTTCTCACCGACCCGCGCCTGCTCGGCCGCATCGCCGACGCGCTCGCGGTCACCCGCGACGACACGGTCATCGAGATCGGCCCCGGACGCGGCGCGCTCACCGAGCAGTTGCTCACGCGCGCCGGACGCGTCATCGCCATCGAACTCGACCGCGAACTCGCGCCGATCCTCGCCGCGCGCTGGCGCGACGAGCCGCGCTTCACGCTCGTCGAGGGCGATGTGCTGGAGCAGGACTTGGGCGCGCTGGCCGGCGGGTCCTACCTGCTGGCCGGCAACGTGCCGTACAACATCACCACGCCGATTCTCTTTCACGCGATGCAGCGCCCGCGGCCGACGCGCGCCGTGTATCTCGTGCAGAAGGAGGTTGCCGACCGCGTGGTGGCCGCGCCGGGCAGCGAGGACTACGGCGCGCTGAGCGTGAACGTGCAGGCACTGGCCGAGGCGAAGCTGCTGTTCACGGTGGGCGCCAAGTCCTTCACGCCGCCGCCCAAGGTGGAGAGTGCGGTGATCCGCGTCGTGCCGCGCGCCACGCCGCTGCTCGAGGAAGGCGAGGAGGAGCCGTTCCGCCTGCTGGTGCAGGGCGCCTTCGGTCTGCGGCGCAAGCAGATGCGCCGCGTCCTGCGCACGGTGAAGGGCTGGGATGCGCCGCGTGCCGATGCCGCGTTGCTGGAGGCCGGCATCGATCCCGAGGCACGGCCGGAAACGCTCGCGCCCGTGGACTTCCTGCGTCTGCTACGCGCCGTGCGTTAG
- a CDS encoding redox-sensing transcriptional repressor Rex encodes MHSPTKHIAESTVRRLSLYLRFLEEFETRGQSTVSSGELARSGGTTSAQVRKDLSFFGSFGKRGLGYGVKDLIASIREILGLEQPWPVIIVGAGKIGAALATYRGFTTRGFHVVGVYDSDPAKAGLQLEGQTVRHDRELEADIATHKPRIAVLAVPAEAAQAMVDRVVAAGIQAILSFAPAPLQVPAGVTLRAVNMATELEILAYSLTHGA; translated from the coding sequence ATGCACTCGCCTACCAAGCATATCGCCGAATCCACCGTCCGCCGGCTCTCGCTCTATCTCCGATTTCTGGAGGAGTTCGAGACCCGCGGCCAATCCACGGTCTCGTCCGGCGAGCTCGCACGCTCCGGCGGCACGACGTCGGCGCAGGTGCGCAAGGACCTTTCGTTCTTCGGATCCTTCGGCAAGCGCGGCCTCGGCTACGGCGTGAAGGATTTGATCGCCTCCATCCGCGAGATTCTGGGGCTCGAACAACCCTGGCCGGTGATCATCGTCGGCGCGGGCAAGATCGGCGCGGCCCTCGCCACGTACCGCGGCTTCACCACGCGCGGCTTCCACGTGGTGGGTGTCTACGACAGCGACCCAGCCAAGGCAGGCCTGCAACTCGAAGGCCAGACGGTGCGGCACGACCGCGAGCTCGAGGCCGACATTGCCACGCACAAGCCGCGCATCGCGGTGCTCGCGGTGCCGGCCGAAGCGGCGCAGGCGATGGTGGACCGCGTCGTCGCCGCCGGCATTCAGGCCATCCTGAGCTTCGCCCCTGCCCCGCTGCAGGTTCCCGCCGGCGTGACGCTGCGCGCGGTGAATATGGCGACCGAGCTCGAGATCCTCGCCTATTCGCTAACGCACGGCGCGTAG
- a CDS encoding 3'-5' exonuclease, with translation MDLHSLPYVVVDVETTGGQPGGADRVTEVAAVHVDGAATSVAFHSLVNPARPIPWYITRLTGIDDAMVRDAPRFEDIAGELAAHLVGRVFVAHNASFDFGFLDAEFARVAPTPLGALVMGQLCTVRLARRLLSHLPRRNLDAVSAHYGVTIHDRHRASGDALATAEVLRRLLRDASHRGVHTWSELDELLARRTSRARRSALPGFSNGADGA, from the coding sequence ATGGACCTGCACAGCCTCCCTTACGTCGTGGTGGACGTCGAGACGACGGGGGGACAGCCCGGAGGAGCGGATCGTGTGACCGAGGTGGCCGCCGTGCACGTGGACGGTGCGGCCACCTCGGTCGCGTTTCATTCCCTTGTGAACCCAGCGCGTCCGATTCCCTGGTACATCACGCGGCTCACCGGCATCGACGATGCGATGGTGCGCGATGCGCCGCGCTTCGAGGACATCGCCGGCGAGCTGGCGGCGCACTTGGTGGGGCGGGTGTTCGTCGCGCACAATGCGTCCTTCGATTTCGGCTTCCTCGACGCCGAGTTCGCGCGCGTGGCGCCGACGCCGCTCGGTGCGCTGGTGATGGGGCAGCTGTGCACGGTGCGGCTGGCGCGCCGGCTGCTCAGCCACCTGCCGCGGCGCAATCTCGACGCCGTGAGCGCGCACTACGGCGTCACGATCCACGATCGCCACCGCGCCAGCGGCGATGCGCTGGCCACGGCCGAGGTGCTGCGCCGCTTGTTGCGTGATGCCTCGCATCGCGGCGTCCACACCTGGAGCGAGCTGGATGAGCTGCTGGCGCGCCGCACGAGTCGCGCGCGGCGCAGCGCCTTGCCGGGCTTCAGCAACGGCGCCGACGGCGCCTAG
- a CDS encoding Kef family K(+) transporter: MPHDTALIGTIATGIGLAFLLGMLAQRLRLPPLVGYLAAGIVAGPFTATGVEADAGLASQLAEIGVILLMFGVGIHFSIDQLLAVRRIAVPGAVVQITVATALGAVMAHWWGWSWGSALVFGLSLSVASTVVLLRAMEERGALDTSDGRIAVGWLIVEDLAMVLALVLLPALALPLGGSPTGLAASAAQGNVWVAVGITIAKVVAFLALMLVVGRRVVPWLLERTARTGSRELFTLAVLAVALGVAVGAAALFGVSFALGAFFAGVVISESDLSHQAASDALPLQDAFAVLFFFSVGMLFDPSIVIEQPFRLLGVILVIIVGKSLAAFAIVLAFGHPIHRALVVSASLAQIGEFSFILAALGVSLGLLPVDAQSLILAGALFSITLNPVAFSIAGPIERWVRARPKLQDRLERVDEHDPLRFFPDAEHDGPTGHAVLVGHGRVGSVVAYALSQSDIPYVVIEQDRGAVDSLRRLGVPAIYGDATRQSVREQAHIRTARLLIITTPDPYQARSIVAAARRECPDLNTVVRTHSQAERDFLRQLDVGRVIMGERELAYGMAHFSLTAMGRTDQHADETVSELRALD; encoded by the coding sequence ATGCCCCACGATACCGCGCTGATCGGGACCATCGCCACCGGCATTGGGCTGGCCTTCCTCCTCGGGATGCTGGCGCAGCGGCTCAGGCTGCCGCCGCTGGTGGGCTATCTCGCCGCGGGCATCGTCGCCGGGCCGTTCACGGCGACTGGCGTCGAGGCGGACGCCGGGCTCGCCTCGCAGCTCGCCGAGATCGGCGTCATCCTGCTGATGTTCGGCGTCGGCATTCACTTCTCCATCGACCAACTCCTCGCGGTGCGCCGCATCGCGGTGCCGGGCGCCGTCGTGCAGATCACCGTCGCCACCGCGCTCGGCGCGGTGATGGCGCACTGGTGGGGATGGAGTTGGGGCTCGGCGCTGGTCTTCGGCCTCTCGCTGTCAGTCGCCAGCACGGTGGTGCTGCTGCGAGCGATGGAAGAACGCGGCGCCCTCGACACCTCCGACGGCCGCATCGCGGTGGGCTGGCTGATCGTCGAAGACCTCGCGATGGTCCTCGCGCTGGTGCTGCTCCCTGCCCTGGCCCTCCCCTTGGGGGGCTCGCCGACCGGACTCGCAGCCTCCGCGGCGCAGGGCAACGTCTGGGTGGCGGTGGGCATCACGATCGCGAAGGTCGTGGCCTTCCTCGCGCTGATGCTCGTGGTCGGGCGGCGCGTGGTGCCCTGGCTGCTCGAGCGCACGGCGCGCACCGGCTCGCGAGAACTGTTCACGCTCGCCGTACTCGCGGTTGCGCTGGGCGTGGCGGTGGGCGCGGCCGCGCTGTTCGGCGTCTCGTTCGCGCTCGGCGCCTTCTTCGCCGGCGTGGTCATCAGCGAGTCGGACCTGAGCCATCAGGCCGCCTCCGACGCCCTGCCCCTGCAAGACGCCTTCGCAGTGCTGTTCTTCTTCTCGGTGGGGATGCTGTTCGATCCCTCCATCGTCATCGAGCAGCCCTTCCGCCTGCTCGGTGTCATCCTCGTCATCATCGTCGGCAAATCGCTGGCGGCCTTCGCCATCGTGCTGGCCTTCGGGCATCCGATTCACCGCGCGCTTGTCGTGTCGGCATCACTGGCGCAGATCGGCGAGTTCTCGTTCATCCTCGCGGCCCTCGGCGTCTCGCTGGGGCTCCTGCCCGTCGATGCGCAGTCGCTGATCCTGGCCGGCGCCCTGTTCTCGATCACGCTCAACCCGGTCGCATTCTCCATCGCCGGCCCGATCGAGCGCTGGGTGCGCGCGCGGCCCAAGCTGCAGGACCGCCTCGAGCGCGTGGACGAGCACGATCCACTGCGATTCTTCCCCGACGCCGAGCACGACGGTCCCACTGGCCACGCAGTGCTGGTGGGTCACGGGCGCGTGGGTTCGGTCGTCGCGTACGCGCTCTCGCAGTCCGACATCCCCTACGTGGTGATCGAACAGGACCGCGGCGCCGTGGACTCGCTGCGTCGGCTCGGCGTGCCCGCCATCTACGGCGACGCCACCAGGCAGTCGGTGCGGGAGCAGGCGCACATCCGCACGGCACGCCTGCTCATCATCACCACGCCGGATCCTTACCAGGCGCGCAGCATCGTCGCCGCGGCGCGCCGCGAGTGCCCGGACCTCAACACGGTGGTACGCACGCACTCGCAGGCGGAGCGCGACTTCCTGCGCCAGCTCGACGTCGGACGCGTGATTATGGGTGAACGGGAGCTGGCCTATGGGATGGCCCACTTCTCGCTGACGGCGATGGGGCGCACGGACCAACACGCCGACGAGACCGTCAGCGAACTGCGCGCACTCGACTGA
- a CDS encoding MBL fold metallo-hydrolase, translating to MSAPTPLHESRRLGALTIHALQAGGQQLDGGAMFGVVPKPLWERRIPADERNRIPLGMRCLLIEHPSAGPVLIDTGVGNKEDAKFLDIYGIENSVPGYRTMLEAALAAAGYAPADVRVVINSHLHFDHAGGNTALEDGQVVPSFPNARYLVHAGEMQYATHTNERTAASYFPRNWDVLRASGQLELVQHDVELVPGIRMRHTPGHTPWHQSIVIESEGETAVFLADLCPTAAHVPLPWIMGYDVEPLVTLESKRTLWADAAAGGWLVVFEHDSRVPWGRIVRGERGFSFVEEGRGGGG from the coding sequence ATGAGCGCCCCGACCCCCCTCCACGAGTCGCGCCGCCTCGGCGCCCTCACGATCCACGCCCTGCAGGCCGGCGGCCAGCAACTGGACGGCGGCGCGATGTTCGGCGTCGTCCCCAAGCCGCTGTGGGAGCGCCGCATCCCCGCCGATGAGCGCAATCGCATCCCGCTGGGGATGCGCTGCCTGCTCATCGAGCATCCCAGTGCGGGCCCGGTGCTCATTGACACCGGGGTGGGGAACAAGGAGGACGCCAAGTTCCTCGACATCTATGGCATCGAGAACAGCGTCCCTGGTTACCGGACGATGCTCGAGGCCGCCTTGGCGGCGGCCGGCTACGCGCCGGCGGACGTGCGCGTGGTCATTAATTCGCACCTGCACTTCGACCACGCCGGCGGCAACACCGCGCTCGAGGACGGCCAGGTGGTTCCGAGCTTCCCCAACGCGCGGTACCTGGTGCACGCCGGCGAGATGCAGTACGCCACGCACACCAACGAGCGCACGGCCGCCAGCTACTTCCCGCGCAACTGGGATGTGCTCCGGGCCTCAGGCCAACTGGAACTCGTGCAGCACGACGTCGAACTCGTGCCCGGCATCCGGATGCGGCACACGCCCGGCCACACGCCTTGGCATCAGAGCATCGTCATCGAGAGCGAGGGCGAGACGGCGGTGTTCTTGGCCGACCTCTGTCCGACCGCGGCCCACGTGCCGCTGCCGTGGATTATGGGCTACGACGTGGAGCCGCTGGTGACGCTGGAATCGAAGCGGACGCTGTGGGCGGACGCGGCGGCGGGGGGATGGTTGGTGGTGTTTGAGCACGATTCGCGGGTGCCGTGGGGGAGGATCGTACGGGGGGAGCGTGGGTTTTCCTTTGTGGAAGAGGGGAGAGGGGGAGGGGGGTGA
- the infC gene encoding translation initiation factor IF-3, whose amino-acid sequence MRGSRSVFPFVRSRRIQDTKNRGPRINRQIRISPVRVIGADGAQLGVLEVDVALKMADEAALDLVEVAPLARPPVVRIMDYGKYKFEMAKQARQAKKKQHVIQLKEVKYRPGIEKHDFDTKTNHARSFIGDGNKVKVTLMFRGRQIAHPELGMAVVERVAQALADVAKVETPAKLEGKALTMILTPK is encoded by the coding sequence ATGCGGGGTTCGCGTTCTGTTTTCCCCTTCGTCAGGAGTCGTCGTATCCAGGATACCAAAAACCGCGGGCCCCGCATCAATCGGCAAATCCGAATCTCCCCGGTGCGCGTGATCGGCGCCGACGGGGCGCAGTTGGGGGTCCTCGAGGTGGATGTCGCGTTGAAGATGGCCGATGAGGCCGCGCTCGACCTGGTCGAGGTGGCACCGTTGGCTCGGCCCCCGGTGGTCCGGATTATGGACTACGGGAAGTACAAGTTCGAGATGGCCAAGCAGGCGCGGCAGGCGAAGAAGAAGCAGCACGTGATTCAGTTGAAGGAAGTGAAGTACCGTCCCGGCATCGAGAAGCACGACTTCGACACGAAGACCAATCACGCCCGGTCATTCATCGGAGACGGCAACAAAGTGAAGGTGACGTTGATGTTTCGCGGTCGGCAGATCGCGCACCCCGAGCTCGGTATGGCAGTCGTCGAGCGGGTGGCGCAGGCCCTGGCGGATGTCGCCAAGGTCGAGACCCCGGCCAAGCTCGAAGGGAAGGCACTCACCATGATCCTCACGCCGAAGTGA
- the rpmI gene encoding 50S ribosomal protein L35, whose amino-acid sequence MPKMKTHKGAKKRFSVTGKGKVRRLKAFKSHILTKKTSKRKRNLRRPTTVATNGEAKNLKRLLQA is encoded by the coding sequence ATGCCGAAGATGAAGACCCACAAGGGCGCCAAGAAGCGCTTCTCCGTCACGGGGAAGGGCAAGGTGCGCCGGCTCAAGGCGTTCAAGAGCCACATCCTGACCAAGAAGACCTCCAAGCGGAAGCGCAACCTGCGCCGTCCCACGACCGTCGCGACCAACGGCGAAGCGAAGAACCTCAAGCGCCTGCTGCAGGCCTAA
- the rplT gene encoding 50S ribosomal protein L20, with protein MPRVKSNVVRLKRKKQILKHAKGAFGGRSKLWKAAKETVERGWVYAYRDRKAKKRDFRKLWIMRINAAARLNGMTYSTFISGIQAAGVEVDRKIMADLAVHDAAAFTELADRAKKALTAAK; from the coding sequence ATGCCACGCGTCAAGTCGAATGTGGTGCGCCTTAAGCGCAAGAAGCAGATCCTCAAGCACGCCAAGGGCGCTTTCGGTGGCCGCTCCAAGCTGTGGAAGGCCGCGAAGGAGACCGTCGAGCGCGGGTGGGTGTACGCCTACCGGGATCGCAAGGCCAAGAAGCGCGACTTCCGCAAGCTGTGGATTATGCGCATCAACGCCGCCGCCCGGTTGAACGGGATGACCTACTCGACGTTCATCAGCGGCATCCAGGCCGCCGGCGTCGAAGTCGACCGCAAGATCATGGCCGACCTGGCCGTGCACGATGCGGCCGCGTTCACGGAGCTCGCTGACCGCGCAAAGAAGGCGCTCACGGCGGCGAAGTAG
- the pheS gene encoding phenylalanine--tRNA ligase subunit alpha, which produces MTLQEFLARLSQLEREAPSQIAGAESSDALAAVRNALVGRQAGAVTGLLSALAELPKEERREAGAKANALKVALEEALDLRRAQLAAKAAESGPKLDPTMPARDRWRGTVHPVSMVIDEVAEIFRELGFTIALGPEAEHAWYNFGALNFPPDHPAMDLHDTLYLGSEQVLRTHTSPVQVRTMQQYPPPIRILAPGNVYRRDFFDPSHAPMFAQIEGLVVDEGVSFADLKATLSHFARRYFGPRTKTRFRPSYFPFTEPSAEMDVQCGVCGGDGCGVCKQSGWVEILGSGMVHPAVLEAAGLDSERYTGWAFGMGPARTAISRHGIPDIRILYDSDVRFLEQFGK; this is translated from the coding sequence ATGACCCTCCAGGAATTCCTCGCCCGCCTCAGCCAGCTCGAGCGCGAGGCTCCCTCACAGATCGCCGGTGCCGAGTCGAGTGACGCCCTCGCGGCCGTCCGCAACGCGCTCGTCGGCCGGCAGGCGGGCGCCGTGACCGGATTGCTCTCGGCGCTCGCGGAATTGCCCAAGGAGGAGCGACGCGAGGCCGGGGCCAAGGCCAATGCCCTCAAGGTCGCGCTCGAAGAGGCGCTGGACCTGCGCCGCGCGCAGCTCGCGGCCAAGGCGGCGGAATCCGGACCGAAGCTCGACCCCACGATGCCCGCCCGCGATCGCTGGCGCGGGACGGTGCACCCCGTCTCGATGGTCATCGACGAAGTGGCCGAGATCTTCCGCGAGCTCGGCTTCACGATCGCGCTGGGTCCCGAGGCCGAGCACGCCTGGTACAACTTCGGTGCGCTCAACTTCCCGCCCGACCATCCGGCGATGGACCTGCACGACACGCTGTACCTCGGCAGCGAGCAGGTGCTGCGCACGCACACCTCGCCGGTGCAGGTGCGGACGATGCAGCAGTATCCGCCGCCGATCCGCATCCTGGCGCCGGGCAACGTGTACCGCCGCGACTTCTTCGATCCCTCGCACGCGCCGATGTTCGCGCAGATCGAGGGCCTGGTGGTGGACGAAGGTGTGAGCTTCGCCGACCTCAAGGCGACGCTGTCGCACTTCGCGCGCCGCTACTTCGGGCCGCGCACCAAGACGCGCTTCCGCCCGAGCTACTTCCCGTTCACCGAACCCAGCGCCGAGATGGACGTGCAGTGCGGCGTCTGCGGCGGCGACGGCTGCGGCGTGTGCAAGCAGAGCGGCTGGGTGGAGATCCTCGGCTCGGGAATGGTGCATCCGGCGGTGCTCGAGGCCGCCGGGCTCGACAGCGAGCGCTATACCGGCTGGGCCTTCGGGATGGGCCCGGCCCGCACGGCCATCTCGCGGCACGGCATTCCCGACATCCGCATCCTCTACGATTCCGACGTGCGCTTCCTGGAGCAGTTCGGCAAGTGA
- the pheT gene encoding phenylalanine--tRNA ligase subunit beta produces the protein MNLSHQWLARFVPHGKTAEQVRDLLTAHVATVEGFERLRADLAPIVVAQVVASEKVPDTKLSFNKVDDGSGELLEVICGANNVVVGNKYPFARSGTTIPTGLKIEKRKIRGFTSNGMLCSADELKLGSDHDGIYTLDTDAAPGTPFLDVLGPGDVRLVLDVLPNRPDLLSHIGVARELSALTGVKLAGPRELADLPEVPKAVAMGAQEASGGGIKVRIDDLRDCARYTAAVISGVTVCPSPVWLREAVEAAGGRSINNIVDATNYILHGFGQPVHAFDKAKLKGQAIVVRRAKAKETLVTLDGATRTLDPEMLVIADGERATALAGVMGGKDSEVTDATTDIVLEVATFNAQRVRATRRKAGLSTDASYRFERGIDDAMLPQALALGAALIAHVSGGHVEALLAVGRDPEPRKAVALKVARVQRVLGEAVPRDECVALLASIGFSVTVDGDLLKAVPPSWRHDVSRDVDLIEEIARLRGFDRLPDTLSGHRPGTVPDHPMWTAYRRVRDVMVASGLHEVRPLPFTSGRGERSATVKLVRVQNPLAEDEPFLRASILDTLARRAEYNLNRMQGNVRIFEVGSVFAARAGGTPTEEVRAALLVMGQRRPPHFTESSPPAFDAWDAKALGRQLAEAAYPGAEVDLEPGEGPDLWRILIGAATVGRVAKLKLDAPVWASPAWGVELVLGEMASAAVAPSGQHAHGNKRRNSGVVSAAEVVRREPPRYKPLPTQPASEFDLALLVPDATPAGDVEELLKRTAGELLERCVLFDEFRGKGVPDGMRSLAWRLTFRHPERTLRDKELEGRRSQLLKTLESQLGVRPRAS, from the coding sequence GTGAATCTCTCGCATCAGTGGCTGGCGCGCTTCGTCCCGCACGGCAAGACCGCCGAGCAGGTGCGCGACCTCCTCACCGCGCACGTCGCGACGGTGGAGGGCTTCGAGCGCCTGCGCGCCGACCTCGCGCCGATCGTCGTCGCGCAGGTGGTGGCCAGCGAGAAGGTGCCCGACACCAAGCTCAGCTTCAACAAGGTGGATGACGGCTCGGGCGAGTTGCTCGAGGTAATCTGCGGCGCCAACAACGTCGTGGTCGGCAACAAGTACCCCTTCGCGCGCAGCGGCACGACCATCCCCACCGGACTGAAGATCGAGAAGCGCAAGATCCGCGGCTTCACCTCCAACGGGATGCTCTGCTCGGCGGACGAGCTCAAGCTCGGCAGCGACCACGACGGCATCTACACGCTGGACACCGACGCCGCGCCCGGCACGCCCTTCCTGGACGTGCTCGGTCCCGGCGACGTGCGCCTCGTGCTCGACGTGCTGCCCAACCGTCCTGACCTGCTCTCGCACATCGGTGTGGCGCGCGAGCTCTCGGCGCTCACCGGCGTCAAGCTGGCCGGACCGCGCGAGCTGGCCGACCTGCCCGAAGTGCCGAAGGCCGTGGCGATGGGCGCGCAGGAGGCCAGCGGTGGCGGCATCAAGGTGCGCATCGACGACCTCCGCGACTGCGCGCGGTACACTGCGGCGGTCATCTCGGGCGTGACGGTGTGCCCGAGCCCGGTGTGGTTGCGCGAGGCGGTGGAGGCGGCGGGCGGCCGTTCGATCAACAACATCGTCGACGCCACGAACTACATCCTGCACGGCTTCGGCCAGCCGGTGCACGCCTTCGACAAAGCCAAGCTCAAGGGGCAGGCGATCGTCGTGCGCCGCGCGAAGGCGAAGGAGACCTTGGTCACGCTCGACGGCGCGACGCGCACGCTGGACCCTGAGATGCTCGTCATCGCCGACGGTGAGCGTGCCACGGCGTTGGCCGGCGTGATGGGCGGCAAGGACAGCGAGGTCACGGACGCCACGACGGACATCGTGCTCGAGGTGGCGACGTTCAACGCCCAGCGCGTGCGCGCGACGCGGCGCAAGGCGGGGCTCTCGACGGATGCGAGCTATCGCTTCGAGCGCGGCATTGACGACGCGATGCTGCCGCAGGCGCTGGCGCTGGGCGCGGCGCTGATCGCGCACGTCAGCGGCGGGCACGTCGAGGCCTTGCTGGCGGTGGGCCGCGATCCCGAGCCGCGCAAGGCGGTGGCGCTCAAGGTCGCACGCGTGCAGCGCGTGCTCGGTGAGGCCGTCCCGCGCGACGAGTGCGTGGCCTTGCTGGCGTCGATCGGTTTCAGCGTGACGGTGGACGGCGACCTGCTGAAGGCCGTGCCGCCTTCGTGGCGGCACGACGTGTCGCGCGACGTGGACTTGATCGAAGAGATCGCACGGCTGCGCGGCTTCGACCGCCTGCCCGATACGCTCAGCGGCCACCGCCCGGGCACCGTGCCCGACCACCCGATGTGGACGGCCTACCGCCGCGTGCGCGACGTGATGGTCGCCTCCGGCCTGCACGAAGTGCGGCCCCTCCCGTTCACCTCGGGGCGCGGCGAACGCAGCGCGACGGTGAAGCTGGTGCGCGTGCAGAACCCGCTGGCTGAGGACGAGCCGTTCCTGCGCGCGTCGATCCTCGACACGCTGGCGCGGCGCGCCGAGTACAATCTGAACCGGATGCAGGGCAACGTGCGGATCTTCGAGGTGGGCAGCGTCTTTGCCGCCCGTGCCGGCGGGACGCCCACCGAGGAAGTGCGCGCCGCCCTGCTGGTGATGGGCCAGCGCCGTCCGCCGCACTTCACCGAGTCGTCGCCGCCCGCCTTCGACGCTTGGGACGCCAAGGCGCTTGGCCGCCAGCTCGCCGAAGCCGCGTACCCCGGCGCGGAGGTAGACCTTGAGCCCGGTGAAGGGCCGGACCTGTGGCGCATCCTGATCGGAGCGGCCACGGTGGGCCGCGTGGCCAAGCTGAAGCTCGACGCCCCGGTCTGGGCGAGCCCCGCGTGGGGCGTGGAGTTGGTGCTCGGCGAGATGGCCTCAGCGGCGGTGGCGCCTTCGGGCCAGCACGCGCACGGCAACAAGCGGCGCAACAGCGGGGTGGTGTCGGCGGCGGAGGTCGTGCGGCGTGAGCCGCCACGCTACAAGCCCTTGCCGACGCAGCCGGCCTCGGAGTTCGACCTCGCGTTGCTCGTGCCGGATGCGACGCCGGCTGGCGACGTGGAGGAGCTGCTCAAGCGCACGGCCGGCGAGCTGCTCGAGCGCTGCGTGCTGTTCGACGAGTTCCGCGGCAAAGGCGTCCCGGACGGGATGCGCTCGCTGGCCTGGCGCTTGACCTTCCGGCATCCGGAGCGCACGCTCCGGGACAAGGAACTCGAAGGCCGTCGCAGCCAGCTCCTCAAGACCCTGGAGAGCCAACTCGGTGTCCGACCGCGCGCATCCTGA
- a CDS encoding cell division protein ZapA, translated as MSVHSTRVRIVGEEYTIRSEVPPDVTRAIAEHVDAAIRKVLENPAITDPGKAAILAAMSITDELFKERAKQAEVAERMRSLSGELRRWLPPAKRVAI; from the coding sequence ATGAGCGTGCATTCGACGCGGGTGCGGATCGTCGGGGAGGAGTACACGATCCGTTCCGAGGTGCCGCCGGACGTGACCCGGGCGATCGCCGAGCACGTGGACGCGGCCATCCGGAAGGTGCTGGAGAACCCCGCCATCACCGACCCCGGCAAGGCGGCCATCCTGGCCGCGATGAGCATCACGGACGAGCTGTTCAAGGAGCGTGCCAAGCAGGCCGAGGTGGCGGAGCGGATGCGCTCGCTGTCCGGGGAGCTGCGGCGCTGGCTACCCCCCGCCAAGCGCGTTGCGATTTAG